The DNA sequence GAATTGGTTCCAGCAAATCAATCTGATCTGTATCGGCATTGATGTATTGCAAACTCGCCTGATAGCTCAACCCAATCTGAGAATCTCCCAGGGTGTATTGGGGTGAGGAGATCACAAGTCCAACACTGCTTTGCACCGTTTGAAAGCCCAACGAACCGTTAAAGAGGCGATCGCGATAGCTGTAGTCAAAGGCAAACTCATGTCGCCAGAGTTGTTGACGCAGACGGATACTGGCTCGAAATTCTTCCTCGAAGTCGTTGGAGTCAAGGCTCGTAAAGACCGTCGTCGCTCGTAACGCCGTTGTAGGGCTGAGGTCAGCATCTAAGCGGGTAATCAGTCCGTAGTTTCGCAGGTTAGCAAAATTGCCCCCGTCGTCAAACGCCCGTTGCAGCAAGATTTGAGGCGTCACGGTAAAGCGCACAGCAGGAGTTGCGATCACCTCAAACCCCCGTTGAACGTACAACCCTCCCCGATCTTCCTCATCAAACCCAAATTGCAGCAACCCCGGATCACGGCGGCGGCTATCGAGAATGACGCGATCGCGCAGCAATGGAATCTGTAACCCCTGATCAAAGACGAGGCGAGGATTACGGGCACGAATTTCGCTGCGGGTTGGTGTCAGGCGCGTAAAGGTGACCCGATTCGATCGCAGTTCTAACTCAGGGGGCGAGAAGGGATCGTTCGTAATACGGACGTTGGTCGCTTCCCAGCCATCCGCTGTGAAATCAATCTGGTCTGCCTCAAACCGCAACCGTCGGATGTCTCCACTGGCAGCCTGGGTATCAAGGTCACGTCCTCCACCACCGCCAACGGTAATCGAAATCCCACCGGGGCTAAAAACCCCCTGAGCAGGCTGACCCGAAGGAATGCGTTCAGTAATGGGGCGACCACTCAGCGTTCCAGCGGTAATATCAGTCGGCAGGGCAGGTGCCGTATCTTGATCAATCGTGGACAACAGAATTTCGCCACTGGCCCCCGCGACATCGCCCTGTTGTTGCACAAAGTTATAAACAAATCGGCTCCCGCGCAGCACTTGATCCCCGCGCGTCAGCACAACGTTACCTTCTGCCACAGCGATACGATTGGGCAAGTTAACCCGCAAGCGATCGGAAGCTAACACCGTCCCCCGAAATCGCATGATTACATTGCCCTCAGCAAAAAAGACCTGCTGAACGTTGTCGTACTCCTGTCGGTCTGCCGTCAGTTCCACAACTTCTCCAGTCCCAGACGTGTCCAGTGGCACCGTCGTTGGTTGATCAGGAGATGGGGGCGCATTCTCTGGCGTTGAGGGCACAGGCGGAGCCGTCGGATTCCCTTGCCCCGGAATAATCAGAATTTGATCATTGGGATCGTCGGGATCAAGCAGGGTGCCGGGAGTCCCTGGGATTTGAGCCAACTCTTCCAGCACAGGCAAGCGCAACCGTTGCAGGTCGGCGTGTAACTGCTCACCCTCTCGCTCAATTTGTTGGCGATCGCGATAGGCAATCGGTCGAAAGGTCGCAACTGGTGATTGGATTTCGCGTCTCTGACTTGCCAGTGGTTCAAAGGTTCGACTGGGTGGCGCGATCGACGCTTTCACCAGATCGGCGTCCAGGGTTGAAACACCAAACGCCATAGGGGGTGGCGCATCAAAGGGTGGCGCAGCCTGGTTGACCTCTAACGGAGAACCCAGAGCCGTAGAACGAGTTGAGGCTCCCTCATTGACATTGCTGGCTTGAATACCACAGGAAGAAGGCGATCGCTCAATTGAGCAAACCGCTGTAGGAGTAGGGGTTGATGCCGTAAGAGAGGCTGAAACAGCCGCCCGACCTGTGGGTACGGATATCGGCTCTGATACAGGTATCTGCCCCGACTCAGGCGGTTGCCCGGACGT is a window from the Oscillatoria sp. FACHB-1407 genome containing:
- a CDS encoding DUF3769 domain-containing protein, translating into MPYPVPPPAPPPLVTVVSPEAIAQSSAAIMPGGSVSTSGQPPESGQIPVSEPISVPTGRAAVSASLTASTPTPTAVCSIERSPSSCGIQASNVNEGASTRSTALGSPLEVNQAAPPFDAPPPMAFGVSTLDADLVKASIAPPSRTFEPLASQRREIQSPVATFRPIAYRDRQQIEREGEQLHADLQRLRLPVLEELAQIPGTPGTLLDPDDPNDQILIIPGQGNPTAPPVPSTPENAPPSPDQPTTVPLDTSGTGEVVELTADRQEYDNVQQVFFAEGNVIMRFRGTVLASDRLRVNLPNRIAVAEGNVVLTRGDQVLRGSRFVYNFVQQQGDVAGASGEILLSTIDQDTAPALPTDITAGTLSGRPITERIPSGQPAQGVFSPGGISITVGGGGGRDLDTQAASGDIRRLRFEADQIDFTADGWEATNVRITNDPFSPPELELRSNRVTFTRLTPTRSEIRARNPRLVFDQGLQIPLLRDRVILDSRRRDPGLLQFGFDEEDRGGLYVQRGFEVIATPAVRFTVTPQILLQRAFDDGGNFANLRNYGLITRLDADLSPTTALRATTVFTSLDSNDFEEEFRASIRLRQQLWRHEFAFDYSYRDRLFNGSLGFQTVQSSVGLVISSPQYTLGDSQIGLSYQASLQYINADTDQIDLLEPIREDNRVDLTRYQFSAALSRGFYLWTGTALPATAEEGLRYSPYPLTPYVALSAGVRGVFSGYSNGDTQPVLTGTVSLQGQFGHFSRDFLDYTAVILAYSLTAQGGESPFLFDRYVDRQVLSFGIVQQLYGPLRIGFQSSINLDRDSEIDTDYILEYSRRTYAVSLRYNPVREVGSLSLRISDFNWGTTPEPFSGSPETGSVDGGVQRSRN